Part of the Caldisericia bacterium genome is shown below.
TACCACATGTTGCCATTCCTACACATATTCTTATCCTATCCTTTGGAAAGAGCTTTTCCCACCCCTTCTTCTTTACTTCCTTCCAATCTTCTAATCCAGTTATTCTTTCCATTTTTATCTCTCCTTTCAGTCATACTTAGAAAGTATTGATTTAATCTTCCGCGGTGTAACTCTAATATGTGTATCATTATCTATTCTCACAATTGGACCAATAGCACAACAACCAAGACATCTTACTGTTGTAAGTGTAAATTTTCTATCCTCTGTGGTATCATTTACATCAATTTGTAGAGTATGTTTCAGTTCATTAAGTACCTTTGGAGCACCTCTCACATGACATGCTGTTCCCAAGCATACTTGAATTGTATGTCTCCCTCTTGGTTTTAGTGAAAATGCAGCAAAGAATGTAGCCACGCTGAAAATACGGGATAACGGAATATCAAGTTTTTTACTTATGTATCTTAGTATCTCTTTTGGAAGGTATCCCTCTTTCTCCTGCACCTCTTCCAATAT
Proteins encoded:
- a CDS encoding NAD(P)H-dependent oxidoreductase subunit E; the encoded protein is MELKEVDAIIGRWRNTPGELLSILEEVQEKEGYLPKEILRYISKKLDIPLSRIFSVATFFAAFSLKPRGRHTIQVCLGTACHVRGAPKVLNELKHTLQIDVNDTTEDRKFTLTTVRCLGCCAIGPIVRIDNDTHIRVTPRKIKSILSKYD